One region of Carya illinoinensis cultivar Pawnee chromosome 8, C.illinoinensisPawnee_v1, whole genome shotgun sequence genomic DNA includes:
- the LOC122317983 gene encoding uncharacterized protein LOC122317983 — protein MLGFYCSRQLLLLKCRMTQLGFLRQNGFFIVKSFTSVAISHSSEGPEEGKHSFTISYLINSCGLSTKSAILASKRLHFERPVKPDSVLHLLKENGFTNSQISQLVRIQPSLLLCDPKKILLPKIEFFRSIGFSCSDLPRILSSNPSLLGRSLEKRLIPCLDFLKSVVLEDEKVVLIVKRAPRVIQFDLRNNMIPNIELLRQLGVPQSSITYLVTNSPSSVLIQHTRFAEAVLEVKEMGFNPSKIVFVVAIHAFTKTTKSKLESKLELYKRWGWSKEIALLAFKRHPNCMLLSDEKITKTMDFLVNEMSRSSLNISRNPTVINCSLEKRIIPRCSVIQILLAKGLVKSDLSSSSFILPGERCFLDKFVIKFQDVVPELQNVYRAKMHLSGLGNAV, from the coding sequence ATGTTGGGTTTTTACTGTTCAAGGCAGCTGCTACTACTCAAATGCAGGATGACCCAATTGGGTTTTCTTCGGCAAAACGGTTTCTTTATTGTTAAATCATTTACTTCAGTCGCTATATCTCATTCTAGTGAAGGACCAGAAGAAGGAAAACATTCTTTTACTATCTCTTACCTCATAAACTCTTGTGGGTTGTCCACAAAATCTGCTATTTTAGCATCCAAAAGGTTACACTTTGAAAGACCAGTGAAACCAGATTCCGTGCTTCATCTTCTCAAAGAGAATGGGTTCACCAACAGCCAAATCTCCCAACTTGTCAGGATACAACCATCGTTGCTGTTGTGTGATCCTAAGAAGATCCTGTTGCCCAAGATTGAGTTTTTCCGTTCTATTGGGTTTTCATGCTCCGACCTCCCTAGGATCCTATCTTCAAACCCTTCTCTGTTGGGTAGGAGCTTAGAGAAACGTCTTATCCCCTGTTTGGATTTCCTCAAGAGCGTAGTTCTTGAGGATGAGAAAGTTGTTTTAATTGTCAAGCGCGCACCGCGGGTTATTCAATTTGATCTAAGAAATAATATGATACCTAACATTGAACTTTTAAGACAACTAGGAGTGCCTCAATCTTCTATCACTTACTTGGTTACTAATTCTCCCTCTTCAGTGCTCATTCAGCATACTAGGTTTGCTGAGGCTGTCCTCGAGGTAAAGGAAATGGGATTTAATCCCTCGAAAATTGTTTTTGTTGTAGCAATCCATGCATTCACGAAGACCACTAAATCAAAGCTGGAATCAAAATTGGAGCTTTATAAGAGGTGGGGTTGGTCGAAAGAGATTGCCCTCCTAGCCTTTAAAAGGCATCCAAATTGTATGCTTTTATCAGATGAGAAGATCACAAAAACAATGGACTTCCTTGTAAACGAAATGAGTCGGTCATCATTAAATATTTCCAGAAATCCTACAGTGATAAATTGCAGCTTGGAGAAGAGGATTATACCTAGATGTTCAGTTATTCAGATTTTGCTAGCCAAGGGATTGGTTAAGAGTGATTTGTCCTCGTCATCTTTCATACTACCTGGTGAGAGGTGCTTTCTGGATAAGTTTGTGATCAAATTTCAAGATGTTGTTCCTGAACTGCAGAATGTGTATCGGGCTAAGATGCATCTTTCTGGACTTGGGAATGCCGTCTAA